From the genome of Pirellulales bacterium:
ACGCAGCGCTTCCCAAAACGAGCGGGCCGCCACCTCTTTTTGGCCGCGCCGCATGGCCCAGCTCCCCCGCACGGCCCAAACATCAGGGTGCAGCTCCGCCTCGGCGGGCAGATCGGCCTGCCAGCGAACGAGATCATCGTCGTTCGGTCGCTCCAGAAGCACCCGCCCGAGCAGCGCGTGCGCCTCGACATAGGGGGCCTGCGCGATTACCCGCCGCAACAAGTCGATCGCCTTCGCGTACTGCTTCTTGCGCAGTGCAATCCGTGCCAGGCCGATCAGCGGCGCCGGATCGTCCGGATCGGCGGTGCGGAACCTGGCCAGCTCGGCGGGCGATTCCACGCCAACGGCGTGCTCGCCGGCGAGGAGCAAGACGTCGAGCGAATAGCGACGCTGCCGCAACAGCTCGTAAAGGTGCCGCAACGATTCGAAGCGGCGCCCCTCCACGGCAAGCAGGTGGGCCAGACGATCGTGCGCCGTCACGCGCCGCCGGTCGATTTCCAAGGCCGCGCGATACTTGGCCTCCGCGTTGGAGGCGTGGTCCAAATCGAGCCAGATGCTTCCCGCCGCGCACAGAGCCGCGACGGAGTCGTCGCCGGCAGCCGCGCCGACTCGATCGTAATAGCCCAGCGCGTCGGAGAAATGCTCTTGTTGGCCGGCCGCTTCCGCCGCCAACAGCAAGGCGTTGGCCGATTGCGGCGCGTCGGCCGCGATCTGTCCGCAGAGTTTCTCGACCGCCGCGTACTGCTTGCGATCCATCGCCTGGCGCGCCGACTCCAACAATCGCGCGGGCGACGGCGCGCGTTGCCACACATGCCAGCCAATCGTGCCCGCCAAGGCCACCAAAACGATCGGCAACGCCTTTTCCAGCGGCCGGCGCTGTTGTCGTTTCTTTTGCACCATCCGCGCGAAGCAGATCAACCGCTCTTCAAGTCGAAATTGTAGCCCTCCGCCTTTCCATTCTCGATGCTCGTCGTCAGGTCGGTGGTGTCGATGGCCGTGTACTTGTCCGGGACCATCTCCTTCACTCCGCCCGAGGCGCGCAACTGCTCCATATCCATACCTTCCTCGAGCTTGAGGGGCTGGCCGGTCGCATTGACCTGCTTGCTGACCGTAACTTTATAGTTGCCGGGGATCGTTCCCTTTTGTCCCATCGAGACCAGCTCATAATGCCCCTGCGCGTCGGTCGTCGCGCCACTGCTGTAGAAGCCTTCGGGAGGCGTTCCCTGGAAAGCAAACGCGATCACGGCGTCGGCGAGCGGTTGCCCGTCGAGCGTAACCGTGCCCGAGGCGGGCACCAAGTCCAACTGCGGGCCTTTCTTCTGCTTGCCGCAACCGGCCAAGCCGACTGCCAGCAGCGCCAACGAAAGCCAGCGCATCGAGGAAACAAAAACGCTC
Proteins encoded in this window:
- a CDS encoding carboxypeptidase-like regulatory domain-containing protein, with product MSVFVSSMRWLSLALLAVGLAGCGKQKKGPQLDLVPASGTVTLDGQPLADAVIAFAFQGTPPEGFYSSGATTDAQGHYELVSMGQKGTIPGNYKVTVSKQVNATGQPLKLEEGMDMEQLRASGGVKEMVPDKYTAIDTTDLTTSIENGKAEGYNFDLKSG